Within Acidimicrobiales bacterium, the genomic segment TAGGGCCGGGCCTGGGCAGCCTGTTCCTGTGCCTTTGCGACGCGGGTGGTCGCGATGAGCTCCATGGCGCGGGTGATCTTCTTGGTGGACTGGACGCTCTTGATGCGCCTGCGTAGAGCCCGCTCCTGACCTCCCGCCATCTCGCCTCAGCCCTCGCCCGCCTCGCGCTCGATCTCCTCTTCGATCAGCGTCGCCTCCCGGCGCCCTCCGGCGAGGTGCGACTCCGCTTCGCCTGCCTCGGCGGCCTCGGGTTCGACGGCTTCGCCCTGCGCACTCGGCTGAAACACCTGCTTGAACTCCCGGATCGCCGCGTCGAGTGCTTCGCCGTCCGGCAGGTCGCCCGTGTCTCGGATGTGGGCGAGCAACCCCGGATGCCGAGTCTTGAAGAACTCGATCATCTCGCGCTCGAAACGGCGGACGTCCGGCACCGGTATGTCGTCGAGGAAACCGCCGGTGCCGGCGTAGATGGCGACGACCTGCTCCTCCACTGGGACAGGCTCGTGGATTCCCTGCTTCAGCAGCTCGGTGAGCCTGTAGCCCCTCTCCAGCTGCCTCTGGGAGACCTTGTCGAGCTCGGAGCCGAACGTGGCGAACGCCTCGAGTTCGCGGAACTGGGCCAGGTCGATCTTCAGGGTGCCCGCCACCTTCTTCATCGCCTTGATCTGTGCGTCGCCACCCACGCGGGACACCGATATGCCCACATCGACGGCGGGCCTGACTCCGGCCTTGAACAGGTCGTCCTGCAGGTACACCTGACCGTCCGTGATCGAGATCACGTTGGTCGGGATGTATGCAGAGACGTCTCCCGCCTTCGTCTCGATGATCGGCAACGCGGTGAGTGACCCTCCGCCGTAGGCATCGGAGAGCTTCGCGGCCCTCTCCAGGAGGCGCGAATGGAGATAGAAGACGTCACCCGGGTACGCCTCGCGGCCGGGCGGTCGACGCAACAGGAGAGAGAGCTGCCTGTAGGCCTCCGCCTGCTTGGACAGGTCGTCGTAGACGATCAGCGCGTGCTCGCCGTTCTCCATCCAGTGCTGACCCATGGCACACCCTGCGTAGGGCGCCAAGTACTTGAACGGCGCGGGATCTGAGGCCGGAGCCGCCACCACCACCGTGTACTCCATGGCGCCGTGCTCCTCGAGGGTCGCCACGGTCTGTGCCACGGTGGATCCCTTCTGACCGACGGCGACGTAGATGCACTTCACGCCTTTACCACGCTGGTTGATGATCGTGTCGATGGCGATGGTGGTCTTCCCAGTCTTGCGGTCGCCGATTATCAGCTCGCGCTGACCCCTTCCGATCGGGGTCATGGAGTCGATCGCCTTGATGCCCGTCTGCAGGGGCTCGTGCACCGGACGTCTTTTCGTGATTCCGGGAGCCTGGATCTCCACTCGACGCAGCGGCGCTCCCGTAATCGGACCCTTGCCGTCGATGGGCTTGCCGATGGCGTTGACGACGCGGCCGATCAGTTGGTCGCCGACCGGAACGGAGAGGATGCGCCCCGTGGAACGGACGAGCATCCCCTCTTCGATGCGGGCCACTTCCTCCGAGTCGCCCAAGATGACCGTACCGATCGACTCTTCGTCCAAGTTCAGCGCGAGACCCAGGGTGCCGGTCTCGAACTCGAGCAGCTCGTTCACCGCCGCGTCGGGTAGACCCGAGACGCGGGCGATGCCGTCGCCCACTTCCAGCACTTCGCCCACCTGGGTCTTCTCCAAGGTCGGTTCGAAACCCTCGAGGTTGCGTCGAACCGCCTCGGTTATCTCTCGCGGATCGATTCTCAGATCACTCACGACGTCGCTCCTCGTCGAATATCAGACCACCACGCTCGACTCATCCGACCTTCCGAAGCCTCTGGACCCTCGACCGGAGTGACCCGTCGATCACGGTGTCGCCGATCCGGGCCACTACTCCCCCGAGCACGCTCGGATCCACGACGACGCGCAGGTCCACCTCGGATCCGACCGCCTGCTCCAAGGCCCTGCGTAGCCGCTCCTTCTGCTCGTCGGACGGCTCGGTGACCACGCGCACCTCTGCCACCTGTCGACCGGCTCCCCGAGCGACCAGTTCACCGAAGGCGGACGCCATCTTGGGTAGATCACGTGCCCGTCCGGCCGCCACTGCCGCGGAGATCATGCCGACGGTGAGCGGATGAGCCTTGCCGCCCAGCAGGTCCTCGACGATCTGCTGGCGTCGCGCGGCAGGAACTCGAGGATCACCGAGGGCGTTCTGGAGCTCGTCGGACCTCTCGAAGGCGTCGGCGAAGCGAAAGAGTTCGTCCGCGATCCGCTCCGGCCTTCCCTCGGCCGACGCGAGCAGCAGGAACCCCTCGGCCCATGCTCGTGTCCTCTCGTCGTGAGCCATCCGACACCTCCCGGGCGTCAGTTGCTGCGGCCCGAGGCCAGCTGCTCGATGAACTCGTCGATCAACGCCTGATGCGCCTGACGGTCGAGAGCTCGCCCGACGATCGCCTCGGCAGCGTCGAACGCGACGGCCGCCACTTCATCCCGAAGGTCGGCGATCGCCTGCTGGCGAGCAGCTTCCACGTCTGCCTGTGCCCGGCGGCGCATCTCGGCGATCTCCTCTTCCGCCCTCGCCTGGAGATCCCGCTTGAGTCGGTCGGCCTGCTGCCGGGCCTCCTCGATGATGCGGTTGGCCTCCGCCTTCGCCTCGGCGAGCCTGCGCTGATACTGCTCCAACGTGCGCTCCGCCTCCACCCGCGCCTGCTCGGCACGGTCGAGGTCAGACCGGATGCGTTCGGTCCGATCCTGCATGGCCTGCCGCGCGGCCGGGACGCCGAACTTGCCGAGGACGAGGACGACGATCAGAAAGGCGGCCGAACCCCAGATGATCTCGTTCACCTCCGGCAGCACCGGGTTCGGGGCCTCGAGGCATTCGGCCGCCGGATCCTTCTCCTCGACTGCGGCTTCGAGGGCGCAGACGGCGATATGGCCACCCTTCTCTTCGAGTTCGTGTTCGTCGACCCGGTGCGTCTCCCCGTCCGGGGTGGTTATGACGAACTCACTCCCTTCTCCGCCGGACTCTCCTCCGCCTTCCGCAGCCCATGCCGCCGAGCCGGCGAGCACCACCGCCACTCCAGCAGCTATCGCCATAAATCGTCGTCGCATCGTGTCGACCTCAGGCGAAGTTGAGGAGGATGAACACGACGAAACCGATGAGCGCCAGCGCCTCGGTGAAGGCGATGCCGAGGAACATGGTGGTCCGGACCATACCCGCCGCCTCGGGCTGGCGAGCCATGGCGCTGATCGCGTTCCCGACGACGAGCCCGATGCCGATGCCGGGGCCGATGGCAGCGAAGCCGTAGCCGATGCCGGCACCAAGTGCCTTGAACCCGTCGACCATGTGGTCCGGTGCTGTCTGTGCGAGTACCTCGAACACTTTCTCCTCCTAGTGCTCCGGGTGCATTGCCCCGCCGATGTACACGGCGGTGAGAATCGTGAATATGAACGCCTGCAGGAAGGCGACCACGAACTCGAAGGTGGTCAGGGCGACCAACACCGCGAATGAGACGGGCATGACGGCCACGAGCGGTGACTTCACCCACAAGGCCGCCGTCAGCACGGCGAAGGTCACGAGCAGCAGGTGACCGGCGAGCATGTTCGCGAAGAGTCGGACCGCCAGTGAGAACGGTCTGATGAGGAACGTCGAGACCAGCTCGATCAGAGCCACGACCGGCTTGAGGAAACCGGGGACTCCAGGGGGGAGCAGCACGTTCTTGAAATAGTGGACGGGACCCTGCTTGGCGATGCCGATGATGTTGAAGACGAAGAACACCAGGATCGCCAACGTCGCAGGCATGGCCATCCGAGAGTTCGCGGGGAACTGGATGAACGGGATCACCTCCGTGAGGTTGGAAAAGAAGATGAAGAAGAAGAGGGAGGTGAGGAAGGGCAAGAACTTCCGACCGTCAGGGCCGATGGTCTGCATGATGATGCCGTCTTCGACGAACTCGAGGGACATCTCCACGAGGTTCTGGGCACCGGTGGGCACGAGCTTGCGCTTCGAACCGATCGTGAAGAGCAGCACGGTGACCAAGGCGGCCAACAGATAGATGAGGCCCACCTTGTTCAGCTCGGCGACCGTGTCGCGAAAGGCGATCGCCGGCCATTCGACCAGGTGGCTGATCGGCGGAAACTCGAGAGCCAGCAGGTTCATCCTGCGACCACACCTCCCTGTGTCGTCACCTCGGCGGACCCAGACCGTATTTCGCCTGATCCAGGCGGTTTGGCGGACGGCTTGAGCCCGGGTTCCGCCAACGTCGCCGAAACGTGCCTTATCTCGGTCGCGAGCAGACCCAAGTGCGTGAAAGCCAACGCGAGACCGAGCGGCCACACCTCCGCCCAAGAGATCTGGAGGAACGCGAGGACGGCCACCGCAACCGACGCCAGCCGTAGGACATAGCCGCCCAACATGGCGGCAGCGAGAGCGGTGGGACCCCGACGAGCAGCTGCCGACGTGAGCCGAGCAGCGAGGATGAAGTTCGCCACAACGACGATCACGCCATATGCGGCGGATACGGCTCCTTGTGGTCCCCAAGCGAATCCCACCGTCGAGGCGAGAGGGAGTGCGAACACCAACCCCCGGCGCGCTAGGTGGGCCGCCACCTCCTGCTCTGGAGCTTCTGGCGCCTCGAACGTCGGGGCACCGTCGCCGACATCCGCCGACGGCAGGCCACCGGCACCGCTTCCCGGCGAGCACTCAACCACCACGTCCCCCTCCAGTGAGGAGATGCCCTCCCCGAGCCATGTCCTCCAGCTCGCGGTCGGTGCGGACGCGGTACAGGTGCACGACCTTCCAGACGCAGTAGGCGGCGACGAAGAGAGCAGACAGCACAGCCAGCACCGGCCGTGTTCCCAACCATCCGTCGACCACCCACCCGAACAGCCCGAAGAGGGCGGGTGTGGCTACCAGCTCGAACGCGGCCGCGAGCTGATCACCCGGTCCGTCGGTCAACTCTCGCAGTTCAGGAATTCTCAACGGAGCGAACCTCGTCGTTCTTCCGTCTCACGGGGAGCTTCCCCACCCGCCAACTCGCCGCCGGTGGGCTTGTGAACGAATTCGCAATCTATGGACTGCGGGGCTCCCGTCGCAAATCCGCGGGAGCTTCCGCTTGCATGATCGTGGGTTTCGGATCCGACCGCGCGATCCCGCCGGCTGCCTGCAATTCGTCTGTCCGATTCCGCCTGAGACCCGGGTGGAAGAGGGTGTAGAGCAGGAGAGCCATCCCTGCCACACCCAGTGGCACGATCGCGTCTCCCTCCCCGGTGTAGGTCGGATAGAGGACGAAGCCCGACAGCAGTGCAGTCCACGCCCACAGGATCACCACCGCCCTCCGCTGCCCGTGACCCAGCCGCATCAACCTGTGGTGCAGATGGTCCTTGTCCGCCGTGGCCACACCCCGCCCACGAGTGGCGCGGCGAAGGATCGCGAAAAGCGTGTCGACGATGGGCACACCGAGAATCACGAGTGGGATCACCAACGGAGCGAAGAAGAAGTACGTCTGTCCGCTGAACTCCTGGTCCGTGCGCCCTCCGACCACCATCGTGGAGGCAGCCATGAGCAGTCCGAGCAGGTAGGCGCCCCCGTCGCCCATGAATATGCGGGCGGGATGCACGTTGTGGGGGAGAAAGCCGACGCACACGCCTGCCACCACCACCGCGACGAGCGGGCCGACGTTCCCTTCCAGCAATATTCCCGCGTCGACGAGACGCAAGGCATAGAGAAAGAAAGTCGAGGCCGCGATGGCTGTGATCCCTCCTGCCAGCCCGTCCAAACCGTCGACGAAGTTGAGCGCGTTCGCCATCCCGACCACCCACATGACGCTCACGAAGTAAGACAGGTCGGGCGAGAGGATGAGGACGCCGTCGAAGGGAACCCGGAAGTTGAGCATGCTCACGCCCGAGAACACGAGGAGGCTCGCAGCCAGAGCCATTCCGGCCAGACGCGCGGGAGCCGATACTTCCCTCAGGTCGTCGATCGCGCCGACCAGGTAGATCACGCACGCAGAGACCACCACCCCGAGCGGCTCGGTGGTGGAGGTGAACATAGGGGAGAAGTAATCGTGGAAGCGGGCCACCCCCATCCCCACCAACAGCCCGCCGAGCATCGCCAGTCCACCGAGAGTGGGAGTCGGTCGCTCGTGGACCCGCCGCTGGTCCGGCCGCACCAGTGCACCCAACGCGACGGCGAGCCTGCGGACCGGCCAGACCAACAGCCACGTCGCCACGGCAGAGACCACGAACACGGTCGCCCAAGGAGCCAGTTCGGGCTTCAACTCATGGTCTCCTGCAACTCCGACTCGAATGCCGCTGCGCGCCGGGCGGCCCCGACCCGTTCAGCCACCCACCTCGTAGACGGGGAAGCGCTCGCACAGTTCCCGAACCTCGCTCCGCACCGCCGAGATCTCGTCGGCGTCCTCCCTCTTTTTCAAGGCACGGGAAATCAGAGAAGCGATCTGCGCCATCTCTGCTGGGCCCATGCCCTGGGTGGTCACGGCCGGAGTACCGATCCTGAGGCCGGAGGTCACGAATGCCGAACGGGGATCGCCGGGAATCGTGTTCCGGTTGAGCGTTATCCCTGCCCGGTCCAGCACCACCTGGGCGTCCTTGCCCGTGAGTTCGGGGTCGAACGTCCTCAGGTCGACGAGCATGAGATGGTTGTCCGTACCTCCTGAGACCAGCCTGAAGCCCTCCTCCGCGAGGCCCCGAGCGAGCGCGGAAGCGTTGTCGACGACCCGTCTCGCATAACGCCTGAAGTCCTCGGTCGCGGCTTCTGCGAAAGCCACAGCCTTCGCCGCGATGATGTGCTCGAGCGGGCCACCCTGCGTCCCGGGGAAGACCGCCTTGTCTATCGCATCCGCGAGATCCCTCTTGCACAGGATGCAGCCGCCCCGGGGACCGCGCATGGTCTTGTGGGTGGTGAAGGTCACGACGTCGGCGAGGGGCACGGGGTTCGGATGAACGCCGCCGACGATGAGACCCGCGATGTGCGCCGCGTCGAACATGAGGAGCGCTCCGACCTCGTCGGCGATCTGCCGGAAGGGCTCGGGGTCGATGGTCCTCGGGTAAGCGGTGGCACCGGCGACGATCAGTCGGGGACGGTGCTCGCGGGCCAACGAGCGGATCTCGTCGAAGTCCAGCCTCTCGTCGGATTCGGAGACGCCGTAGGAGACGAACTTCCAGAGCTTGCCGCTGATGTTCACCGGCGATCCATGGGTGAGGTGACCTCCCTGGTCGAGGCGCATCCCCAGGACCGTGTCGCCCGGTTCGAGAAGGGCCACGTACACTGCAAGGTTGGCGTTGGCCCCCGAGTGCGGCTGGACGTTCGCATGCTCCGCACCGAACAGCTCCTTCACTCTGGAGCGTGCCAACTCCTCGACTTCGTCGACGATCTCGTTCCCGCCGTAGTACCTCTTGCCGGGATAGCCCTCCGAGTACTTGTTCGTGAGGACCGATCCTGCCGCTGCCAGCACGGCCGGTGAGGCGAAGTTCTCCGAAGCGATCAGCTGCAAGGTCGTGTTCTGTCGCTCCATCTCCCGCTGCAGCAAGGTGCGGATCTCGGCGTCATCGATCTCGGGCCAGGGCATTCTTCACTCCTCTCCGGATGTGTCTCGCGGTGACGACCACCTTCCGATGGATTCTCTGTCGTCGGGCCACATCGACCTCACCACCGCCCTGCTGGCGTCCGCCAGCATCACCGCCACGCGGCGGAATTCTCGCATTCCCCTCCCCATGGGGTCGGGCACCTCGTCTTCCTCCGAGGATCCGAGGAGATCCGCCGTGCCGCGTCCTGCTCCCACCCGAGCCAGATACTCATGCGGTGTCTCCTCCACTCGGCGTGCTCCGACCCGACCAGCCCGCGCCACGAACTCGCGCAGACAAAACACCTTCTCGAACGCGGAGGGAACCATGACGACCGCTTCACGGAGGTGACCCCTCTCCATGGTGAGCACCAGGTCTGCATCTTCGATCATCTCACGCGAGATCTGACGCGAGACGTGGAGTGCGGGTGGCTCTACTCCCATCTCCGCCAAGACCTGGATCACTTCGGGCTCGGGTGGGAATCCACCCTCGAGCAGCCCCGCTGAACTCACCCTCACACCGGTCACCCCGCGTGCCTGCAGCTGATGCCTGAACAACACTTCGGCCATGGGCGACCGACATCGGTTTGCGGTGCAGACGAAGAGAACCTCGATGAGTCGAGTCTACGGTGACGGGGGCCGTGGGCTCACTGCCGAACCGCTGCGCAGCTCATGGCGAGCACCTCATGTGTCGCCTTCACATCTCGTCGCGGTCACGTGTCGCCCTGCGGCGGCTCTACCTCTTCGACGACCTCGACGACCACGTCCTTCAGGCGCCTGTTGGCCCGCAACCGTGCTGCGAGGAGGCTCATCACCCGGTCCCGGGCCAGCGGCATCTCCTCGAGGAGACGCTTGAACGCCTTCGTGTCGAAACGGAGCAGACGCATCGGCGTCTCGGCGACCACAGAGGCGGACCTGGGCGTGTGCTCGACCAGCGCCATCTCACCGATCATCGACCCTTTCGTGAGGCTGGCCACGTGCTCGTCGCCCACCCACACTCCGGCACGCCCCTCCAGGATCACGAAACAGTCGAGGCCGACCCGACCCTGGTCCACCACCACGTCACCCTCCTCGACACGGACCTCGTCGGCGAGATCGACCACTCGCTCCAACTCCTCGTCAGAGAAGCCTTCGAAGAAGGAGACCTCCCTGAGCTCTGCGACCGTCTCGGGCTTCGCTCTGTGCTTTCCGAACATTCCACCTCCAAGGAGTCGAGGAAAGCTTTCCACGTACCGAGTTTCCTCGCCACGTAGCCAAGCCGCAGGGGTCTGCTCGCCCAGGTGACTCGCCCAGGTGACGCGTACCCGTGCGAGACCGGCATTCCGACAACCGGCTCGCTCCGACGGAGCAAGAGCAGCTTCGCTCTGACAGACTTCACACCGATCGGGCGAGGTCCGCGGGAGAGCGAAGTGCGGCCTGCCACGTCGGGCCGGGGCCGTTTGTGCAATCGAGAGAGGGGCTCAGATGAAAGCGGTCGTGCTCCGAGAAGGTCGTTTGGAGGTCGATGTCATCGACGACCCCACACCCGGCCCGGGCCAGGTGCTGGTCAGAACCCTCGCATGTGGAATCTGCGGCTCGGATCTGCACACAGTCGAGCACGGCGAGGAGATGGCCGAATTGTCCCGCGAGACGGCCGAGGCTGCAGCGGCATCTGGTCTTCCGACCCCGGAAGCACTGGACCTTTCTCGAGGGCTCGTGATGGGCCACGAGTTCTGCGCAGAAGTGCTGGAGCTCGGCGAAGGCGTCGAGGCGCCGTCGGTCGGCGACCGTGTCGTCTCCATGCCGGTAG encodes:
- the atpA gene encoding ATP synthase subunit alpha; its protein translation is MSDLRIDPREITEAVRRNLEGFEPTLEKTQVGEVLEVGDGIARVSGLPDAAVNELLEFETGTLGLALNLDEESIGTVILGDSEEVARIEEGMLVRSTGRILSVPVGDQLIGRVVNAIGKPIDGKGPITGAPLRRVEIQAPGITKRRPVHEPLQTGIKAIDSMTPIGRGQRELIIGDRKTGKTTIAIDTIINQRGKGVKCIYVAVGQKGSTVAQTVATLEEHGAMEYTVVVAAPASDPAPFKYLAPYAGCAMGQHWMENGEHALIVYDDLSKQAEAYRQLSLLLRRPPGREAYPGDVFYLHSRLLERAAKLSDAYGGGSLTALPIIETKAGDVSAYIPTNVISITDGQVYLQDDLFKAGVRPAVDVGISVSRVGGDAQIKAMKKVAGTLKIDLAQFRELEAFATFGSELDKVSQRQLERGYRLTELLKQGIHEPVPVEEQVVAIYAGTGGFLDDIPVPDVRRFEREMIEFFKTRHPGLLAHIRDTGDLPDGEALDAAIREFKQVFQPSAQGEAVEPEAAEAGEAESHLAGGRREATLIEEEIEREAGEG
- a CDS encoding ATP synthase subunit c, producing the protein MFEVLAQTAPDHMVDGFKALGAGIGYGFAAIGPGIGIGLVVGNAISAMARQPEAAGMVRTTMFLGIAFTEALALIGFVVFILLNFA
- the atpB gene encoding ATP synthase subunit a gives rise to the protein MNLLALEFPPISHLVEWPAIAFRDTVAELNKVGLIYLLAALVTVLLFTIGSKRKLVPTGAQNLVEMSLEFVEDGIIMQTIGPDGRKFLPFLTSLFFFIFFSNLTEVIPFIQFPANSRMAMPATLAILVFFVFNIIGIAKQGPVHYFKNVLLPPGVPGFLKPVVALIELVSTFLIRPFSLAVRLFANMLAGHLLLVTFAVLTAALWVKSPLVAVMPVSFAVLVALTTFEFVVAFLQAFIFTILTAVYIGGAMHPEH
- a CDS encoding undecaprenyl-phosphate alpha-N-acetylglucosaminyl 1-phosphate transferase, which translates into the protein MKPELAPWATVFVVSAVATWLLVWPVRRLAVALGALVRPDQRRVHERPTPTLGGLAMLGGLLVGMGVARFHDYFSPMFTSTTEPLGVVVSACVIYLVGAIDDLREVSAPARLAGMALAASLLVFSGVSMLNFRVPFDGVLILSPDLSYFVSVMWVVGMANALNFVDGLDGLAGGITAIAASTFFLYALRLVDAGILLEGNVGPLVAVVVAGVCVGFLPHNVHPARIFMGDGGAYLLGLLMAASTMVVGGRTDQEFSGQTYFFFAPLVIPLVILGVPIVDTLFAILRRATRGRGVATADKDHLHHRLMRLGHGQRRAVVILWAWTALLSGFVLYPTYTGEGDAIVPLGVAGMALLLYTLFHPGLRRNRTDELQAAGGIARSDPKPTIMQAEAPADLRREPRSP
- a CDS encoding serine hydroxymethyltransferase, with the protein product MPWPEIDDAEIRTLLQREMERQNTTLQLIASENFASPAVLAAAGSVLTNKYSEGYPGKRYYGGNEIVDEVEELARSRVKELFGAEHANVQPHSGANANLAVYVALLEPGDTVLGMRLDQGGHLTHGSPVNISGKLWKFVSYGVSESDERLDFDEIRSLAREHRPRLIVAGATAYPRTIDPEPFRQIADEVGALLMFDAAHIAGLIVGGVHPNPVPLADVVTFTTHKTMRGPRGGCILCKRDLADAIDKAVFPGTQGGPLEHIIAAKAVAFAEAATEDFRRYARRVVDNASALARGLAEEGFRLVSGGTDNHLMLVDLRTFDPELTGKDAQVVLDRAGITLNRNTIPGDPRSAFVTSGLRIGTPAVTTQGMGPAEMAQIASLISRALKKREDADEISAVRSEVRELCERFPVYEVGG